CACATAGATATTTTCTTGTGGTCTCCTGATGCGAAGATTCAATTACTGGATGAATATTTAAAGCCTGGTTTTGTACAACAATGAAcctaaaaaacataaatttattattttagtggTTACATGTTGATTGTGGAAAATAATCTGGATTCAGTTATATTTAGATTCAGTTACAATACTGTCAATAATGTTTTCCACGAGTTAATTAGGATCCATGcaaaattttgagaaaacaaGTTAAGAAATTACCAAATGTCATGCGCCATTTGCAGAACAATAGAAACTACTAAGGCCCCAATCCAAGCGGACGTGCTGGCCGGCCCAATATTAATTTGTGGCCGATAATAAGAAGCTGCTTTATGAGTCAGTGTTTTCAAATCTACTCACACTGGCAGCCTGTAATCTATGTCCTAGTGGTAAACTTCTGTTTTGCCACATTTTCTCTCTTAATAAAGAATTTGACTTTCAAGCCCAAACATTATAGACCCGCTTACTTTTGTCAAGCCATTGAATCAAAACCCAATCATAATTCACTATTTTTACTGAAAGTTTTACCGAACTATGCATTTCCTTTTTGCGTATTCAATAAACTACCAACTGGTTGAGTGGGTTGTTGCTAAATGGGTATTTTAAATAGATCTGTTTAACAAAGTTCCAATATGTGTTTAGTAGGCTAGTAGCTGAACTATGAGTGAGCGGTACAGTCTATTCGACAAGCGAATTCTAGAACAACTTTCCAGTTAGGAAATTTGTCAAAAAATAACTTTCCAGTTAGGAAAGCTAAACAAGTCGATAATATCATGGAAAGAGGAGAAAAGGTGAATCATGAGATCTTTACCACATGCTCTCTTTGTTCCTTTCtaatttatagaattatatatttttaaaagtgatTATATATTTCTGTTTACAAATCATGCTTGCGTGCACCTGCAAGTTGTCAACTACAATAGTTTAATAATGAAAAGAATATTGAGTAAGATAGTATTATAATAACAGTATTCAATAATTAAAATTCGAAATAAACAACAGCAAAACAAGATAAGTTGAAACGTCAGTATGATGCTTAAactatcaaaattcaaaattgttGATCTTTATAATTTATGCAAATCAGATGCACTAAACCCGTCATGGGTGTGGTTGGAAGTTGGAAGAACGATAGTTAAATtatgttataaattaataaaaaaactcattttcgaAGCTTTAAAAGAAATAGTTTGACTTgttatataaaatagtatataaatataattttaaaagaaatacctAAAACAAATTCAATTAATTACATGAAAGAGGCCGAAAACCATAATTATAGTCGGCCATGATTTTATAATTCCTTTTTTGCGTAAACTGGGACAATACTATACAAATGTGGGAGTAGCTGTGTAACACACAAAGAGAGACATAGAGATCTAAAAATGTTTCTTGTTCAAGTGATGATCATCCCTTCTCTCTATTGTACaaataattataacaaaaaaatactataaaccTCCCCTATTTGTATCCAAGAAAAGAATAACTATGCACATGTACATCTCAATCTCATTGTAGAAAATCTGTAAGAGAAGCTTGTATATCTTCTAATGTTCGTCCTTTGGTTTCGGGTAACATtgcataaataaagactataccCGCAGCGCAGATACTAAAGAAGATCAAGAATGTTCCTGGAAAATAGTATACTTCGAATTAGGCCTACTTCGAATATTAGATAAAGGAAGTAATGaagttttgataattttttcaGAGATTTAATTGACCATATAACATACCTGATGCGTTCCATTCTATCATGAAATTGAAGGCGAAAGCTATAATCCAGCTAAAGGACCAGTTGGCTAAGGTAACAATAGTCCCAGCTGAAACTTTAACATTCATTGGAAAAATCTGCAAAACCAAAATGTTTTACCATATAAGAGATGAAAAAGTTATATTCACTTTGAGAAGTAGGTTATGTTGGTTTATAACCTCGGACATGATGATCCATGGTAAGGCTCCCATGCCTACGGCAAATGCAGAGATGAAGCCCTGTTTCATATGAAAGTAACATGATGTAAGAATCAGATCAATTTTATACAAAGAGCATTGCTTGTTTAGTGTAGAAAAATATGCTATACATACCACTACACCGATGCATGTAAAAATAGGAGTAAGCTCATCGAGCATGCCATATGACTGTCCAAGAAGAACAAAATAGAAATGAtaaatataacatttcaaaattcGAAGTTTGTATATCTTGTTTTGGTAAAAAGAATTATTAATTTTACCCGAAAGCTGAAGGAAAATGCGAGGAGCAAGCTACAAAGGCACATTCCACTAGTAGAGGCCtgtaattaaaatatcattcgTTTGTTGTTAATAAGATGATAAATTGATTTGCCTCGTTTCACATTTGATTAGAAAAGATAGCAAAGCTATACCAGTAGAAGAGGCCTTCGGCCCATTTTCTCAACCAAAATCAGACCCAATAAAGCTTTTGGTATCTACAAAAAAAGAACACATGATGCATAAGACATTTTTGAACTGTAGTCCTTGGAAGGTTTTTTTGGAGAAACTATGTGCAAAGACATACCATGATCGCTGCGAGAATCATTGAGCCAATGTCGCTTGGAAATCCTGTCAAGAGAAATAAAGATCTGTTACTCACAAATGAAGACAAATACATTATCATTACATGTGGAACAGAATTTGTCTTACCTCCTTTATTAAATACGCTACCGACATAGAACATAACCCCTGAGCTTCCAGAGAGCTGTTGCAGAAGCATTAGCCCCACACCAATCTGAAAAAAATGTGTCATAAACTTTGAGTAAACGGCGAAAGAGGACAAACATTGACATCTTTCAACACAAAAACGTTATAGAATAACTCACAACAAGAGATGGAGCATATCTCCTCTGGAACAAATCCATAATTCTAGATTTTGGTCCTTGATCAAATAACACCATGGTTTCCTACAGTTTCAAATAACAAAGATTTGATTGTTAGTCAAGTTTTGAGTTGAAACAACAAGAATTTTAAAACAGAGTTGTAATACTTTGATAGCGTTGGCTTCTTCAGAGACATCAGCTTCATCTCCACGGAGAAGCTGCAATGAAGCTTTACATTCTTTGTCACGTCCCCATTTTCCCTAACATATCATTTATACCACATTGAAGACTATATCACTTCACaagttttattataatttttttttaaaatagtgtTCATTAAGCTCTAAGCATACCAGTAATCTAGGAGACTCTGGAATGAAGAACAAAGTCACAACTTGCAAAGCACATGGAATCAGACCTGAAAAAAGAAACCgataaaacttaaaatcattCTTCTCCCATCACAAAAATTGTTAGGAAAAGGAAGAAATAAGCTTACCGATTAAAGCCAAATTACGCCAATGAACAAAGTTTCCAATGACGTAGTATAATGAACACCCACAACTTTGCATCAGCTGTAACAACATTTTGGCAATTTCCAATATCATTAGTATCAGAATATATTTTCTAGCTAAACTAATATAATTCTCTGATTGTTTTTAAATTACCTGATTAGAAAATACAAATGCTCCTCTGACATGTTTTGGTGTTATTTCTGCGATATAAACTGGTATCTGGTTGCAACAGAGTTAAAACAAGTCTCAGTTTAAactaacaaaaatacaaaatttaatcaataaagagagttaaaaaaataattaccaCGTAGCTAAATAAACCAACTGCAAATCCAGTGGAAAACCTTCCAGCATCTAGCCAAACTGTGTCCGGTGCAAATGCTATTGCAAGCCAACCGGCGATGCAAAAAACTTGAGCAAACCACATTGTCTGTTTtgaaagaacaaagagaaaatCAGTACAAGAAGTTTTTCACCACatatagtaaataaaataaagaggaTAGAGATGGTAAGTTTTAAATTACCCCTTTTCTACCAATGAGATCTGAGACTTTTCCACTAAAGATGGCACCAAACATGGCTCCAAAAGTCATTAGTGACCCAAACATGGAGTACTGAAGTAGTTAAAAAAGAGAACAAATGTGAGTAAAACATGTAATTAGACTTTGAGTGAAACAAGAGTCATGAaaatggtttttggttttcttacTTGTGCAACCGAGAGACCTAAGTCTGTTGTGATCCCTGTTTGAGAAACTGATGAATAACCTGCCTGTAAATATCATATAACTTAATAAAACATGAATCACACAGAAATTTTGAATACAAAGGAACCAGAGATTTTGACTAACCGCACAGCCAAAGCAGAAAGAGCCACAAACAGATACAAAGGTGCTGAAGATCACAACGGCAGTGATACGACACTCGTTGATGTCGTTTCGGTTCTTGTTCAGTAACAACCCAGCTTCAAGGTTTCTTTGGTTCTCCGACATAGTCATCTTGAGTTTCTCGATCAGGATTCTAAAAAGGGCTTTCGGAATATTTGCCAAAATATACTTTTTTGCTTATCTTTGAAGACTGAGTCGGAAAGAAAAGGTCATTTATATTCCTTAAGTAGTGGATGAAGGAGAGCCATAGGTCAGCTTCCATCTTTTCTTTCGTGTCACGtttcttttttggttttcattatttctatttttgctATTTGAAATGTTTAATAATTCTATTGGTTCTTTATTTGACTATTTTATTCCTTGAAGACTTTTGTTAGCTGTTGACGTATGGTTTTTAAAGTACGTGATTAATTATCtttatctattttcttaaaagaaCTTGTTATCTGATAGTGATCTCAACCAGAATAAAAAGGTAATATTGTGAAATTTTGTGACGAATTATATATGTGATAATGTCTAGATAGACTTATGAATCTATATTGCATAAACTAAGTAGCTACGTACTATTGTTATAGTTTTAGAATTAATAATGGAGtactaattaacaaaaaatatcaataaatataTCATCTGTTTGGATGTGTAGAAACTAGAATAATCTACACCGTGTACAtagtttctttgtttcttagaagaaaaaaaacttattttcaaAACTCTTTTTTAGAACACAACGTCCAATTTTGTCAAGAATACATGATTTGCCACCATTgaccaaaaataaattaatacatgTTTTGAATTGTCACATGCAAATGAATAGGTCAAATCGTTAAtttcaacaaagaagaaaaaaaaatacatgatattttctagagaaaattaagaaaaataaaaaaactaaaatacaaaataattgcAATAATTGCTTATTTTGTAAATGTAGtagtataaattaatatacctAATTGCTATCTTAACCACCgtttaaaaaaaagtcaaacatcacttgccatatcatattatataattgttgACATGAAAAAGAGTAGATATCATACTAGTTACGTGATTCATCAATtcacaacaaataaaaataccTCCTACGTGGTTGATCAGTTAATCACGAACTGAGATGAGTTGGcacattaaatattttcatgcaATAGTAAACGCGTTGATAGAGGTTTGAAGTTTACATTACAAAAGCCGTGTACGCTATCTATTAATGATCCAAATTCAAAGCAAATCTAGAAACTACATATCCACTTATTCAAATCTCTTACGCGCGCTCACCTGTATATCTCCTCGCATTTCAAATGATAACTTATTGTCATATCTAATTTGATAACGACAAACTTTGATTGCTTATCTCGGAAATAAGGAGGTCAGGAAACCATCAACAACCTTTGAATTTTCTCCGGCGAAAAAGGAATTTATTGTCCTACTGTCCTGTTTCATTCTCTCTTTAAAGGTAATGTTAGGTAGGTTCTTGGCAAAATAAGAAATTTAGAAATGGTCTTAATAAAGTGTAGCTAGAGAGTGATGTTCATTGTGTAGTCTTGTAACTGTTATGTGGCTGGGACTCGATGGAACATCTATTCACCAAACTTAGTATATACAACGTTACCAACGTTATTTGTCACCGTCATGTTTTCTATAGCCTCAGGTTGAAAGCATTGTAGGAAAATGCGTTGGGATTTTGTTGAGGGTTGCACTATTTGCAATGCAGAGCCAGTTTTAAGCTTAGTGAAATGAAATATTATCttaataagtttatttttatgatttaataTACATAGGGATaatctttcaaaatattaaaattcttaataattttttgttggTCTCCATCATTTCTGCGGTCATCACTGGTATTGATGACTGGTATTGTATGCTAcgttttgttttattatcattttgtgaaagattagatatttgatatgagttaagttttAAGTTAGGTCTGCATTCCTTAATTAAATGCCATaatctaaatatatatcatgGTCATTTATGTATAGGCAACCCGATCGGATTAGCCGATAaaggttatcaaaaaaaaaagtagcgtGGATAGtcatatttaccaaaaaaaaaaatgagtagcGTGGATTATCATATGGGTCCCTTATCATATTGCATGTGAGAGTTAATTGAGTAAACCAAAGTGT
The nucleotide sequence above comes from Brassica napus cultivar Da-Ae chromosome A9, Da-Ae, whole genome shotgun sequence. Encoded proteins:
- the LOC106419878 gene encoding sugar transporter ESL1 codes for the protein MTMSENQRNLEAGLLLNKNRNDINECRITAVVIFSTFVSVCGSFCFGCAAGYSSVSQTGITTDLGLSVAQYSMFGSLMTFGAMFGAIFSGKVSDLIGRKGTMWFAQVFCIAGWLAIAFAPDTVWLDAGRFSTGFAVGLFSYVIPVYIAEITPKHVRGAFVFSNQLMQSCGCSLYYVIGNFVHWRNLALIGLIPCALQVVTLFFIPESPRLLGKWGRDKECKASLQLLRGDEADVSEEANAIKETMVLFDQGPKSRIMDLFQRRYAPSLVIGVGLMLLQQLSGSSGVMFYVGSVFNKGGFPSDIGSMILAAIMIPKALLGLILVEKMGRRPLLLASTSGMCLCSLLLAFSFSFRSYGMLDELTPIFTCIGVVGFISAFAVGMGALPWIIMSEIFPMNVKVSAGTIVTLANWSFSWIIAFAFNFMIEWNASGTFLIFFSICAAGIVFIYAMLPETKGRTLEDIQASLTDFLQ